One stretch of Comamonas testosteroni DNA includes these proteins:
- a CDS encoding TolC family protein — protein MAHQLSPATLASDHASRHLIDALHAMLNEYPDVLKARAALESAGHDVNSARGARWPTFKVGTSGGDAQMRQGTRASYTTVNAEVRMSLLDGGAIGAGIRSAESSEAAQSSALYATRQNVLLDALTAMQELQRFGSKATIAAESARIIGQLARLEERRAELGAVGRNDLRQASSRQASALAQQQALESQRLDAQARFTRYFGFTPESGWLPQLHVPLQWMPANESGALQAAENNSTELQEIEQQIARATAEVERSKAQRYPTLAAVVTHNRDPKGVLYADGTRYGVELNWNFGNGFELRDRILKAINELQAQEAQQEAVRRQVRETTSATWGRTLTGRQREVQLAGAVREARAAFEGRRRLLEAGRGSLSQVLDAQLDMQRLMLEEADAIYDQRINELRLVRATGKLLPSPMPNQWLGLLFAQQSQTPAPSTSQGSAIASKARLELSPKSPAMTTVSTDKDLNSATARTVPTAQHIRLRLEPRLATEQLSRPQNQIKTTTAQW, from the coding sequence ATGGCCCACCAACTCAGTCCAGCCACTCTAGCTAGCGACCATGCCAGCCGCCACCTGATTGATGCTCTGCATGCGATGCTCAATGAATACCCCGATGTGCTCAAGGCTCGCGCAGCACTGGAGTCAGCTGGTCATGATGTCAATTCTGCACGCGGCGCGCGCTGGCCCACGTTCAAGGTAGGAACCTCCGGCGGAGATGCCCAGATGCGACAGGGCACTCGAGCCAGTTATACCACCGTCAATGCAGAGGTACGCATGAGTCTGCTCGACGGTGGAGCAATTGGTGCAGGCATACGCTCTGCAGAGTCCTCGGAAGCCGCACAAAGCAGCGCACTCTATGCAACTCGGCAGAACGTGCTACTCGACGCACTGACAGCCATGCAGGAACTTCAGCGCTTTGGTAGCAAAGCTACTATTGCCGCAGAGTCCGCACGCATCATCGGCCAGCTAGCCCGACTTGAAGAGCGGCGTGCAGAACTAGGTGCCGTGGGCCGCAACGACTTGCGCCAAGCCTCTTCGCGCCAAGCCAGCGCACTGGCGCAGCAGCAAGCGCTCGAATCCCAGCGCCTGGATGCCCAGGCACGCTTTACCCGCTATTTCGGCTTCACCCCTGAAAGTGGCTGGCTACCGCAACTTCATGTTCCTCTGCAATGGATGCCTGCCAATGAGAGCGGTGCACTGCAAGCTGCAGAAAACAACAGCACGGAGCTTCAGGAGATTGAGCAACAGATTGCGCGCGCTACGGCCGAAGTCGAGCGTAGCAAGGCTCAACGTTATCCAACTCTAGCGGCTGTCGTGACGCATAACCGCGACCCTAAGGGCGTGCTTTACGCCGACGGGACACGCTATGGCGTGGAGCTGAACTGGAACTTCGGCAACGGCTTTGAACTACGCGACCGCATTCTGAAGGCTATTAATGAATTGCAGGCTCAAGAGGCTCAGCAGGAGGCGGTTCGCCGCCAGGTTCGGGAAACCACATCTGCCACATGGGGTCGCACTCTGACAGGCAGGCAACGCGAAGTCCAGCTCGCTGGAGCCGTACGCGAAGCACGCGCAGCCTTTGAAGGCCGTCGCCGTCTGCTTGAAGCTGGTCGCGGCAGTCTCTCTCAAGTGCTTGACGCCCAACTCGACATGCAACGCCTCATGCTTGAGGAGGCTGATGCTATTTATGACCAGCGCATCAATGAGCTGCGCCTAGTGCGTGCCACTGGCAAGCTGCTGCCCTCCCCTATGCCCAATCAATGGCTGGGCCTGCTGTTTGCACAGCAAAGCCAAACACCTGCCCCCTCGACCAGCCAAGGCTCAGCCATCGCATCTAAAGCGAGGCTCGAGCTATCTCCCAAATCACCGGCGATGACCACGGTAAGCACAGACAAAGATTTGAACTCTGCAACTGCGCGCACTGTGCCAACCGCACAGCACATACGACTGAGGCTGGAGCCTCGTCTAGCCACCGAGCAATTGTCCCGACCCCAAAACCAGATTAAGACGACCACCGCCCAGTGGTAG
- a CDS encoding Flp family type IVb pilin — protein MTNFIKTFCKDEKGATAIEYGLIAGLVAVGIIFALTSLGTELSALFDRVSEKLKGATGTKP, from the coding sequence ATGACCAACTTCATCAAGACCTTCTGCAAAGATGAAAAAGGCGCTACTGCTATCGAATATGGACTGATTGCGGGTTTGGTTGCCGTCGGCATCATCTTTGCGCTGACTAGTTTAGGCACAGAGCTTTCGGCTCTTTTTGATCGTGTATCGGAAAAGCTCAAGGGAGCTACTGGTACCAAGCCCTAA
- a CDS encoding A24 family peptidase has product MTNLSPILLLWLVVIVVMDLRIRKVRNWMVLLGLIAGLAVLFSSKQPFQVSVWNGLVGMCLAFVALMPFYALRWMGAGDVKFAAVIGLWFGFSHHLLVIWLGGSLLAGLHGLLVLAWHSVWRSPYTDWMLAWLPSRLATALASAASAQPLAGPPITSGEHRIPLCIPYAGYMAIVAIWVVIHTEPPLAT; this is encoded by the coding sequence ATGACAAACCTCAGTCCCATCCTGTTGCTATGGCTTGTTGTCATAGTGGTAATGGATTTACGCATCCGCAAAGTGCGCAACTGGATGGTGCTGCTTGGCCTAATTGCAGGTCTGGCAGTGCTGTTCAGCAGCAAACAACCTTTTCAGGTTTCTGTCTGGAATGGACTGGTCGGTATGTGTTTGGCCTTTGTCGCCTTGATGCCGTTTTATGCACTGCGCTGGATGGGAGCCGGGGATGTCAAATTTGCCGCCGTCATCGGCCTGTGGTTTGGTTTTTCTCACCATCTACTGGTTATCTGGCTAGGAGGCAGTCTACTGGCAGGCCTGCATGGCCTGCTGGTACTAGCCTGGCATAGCGTGTGGCGCAGTCCTTATACCGACTGGATGCTGGCATGGTTGCCTAGTCGTCTGGCCACGGCGCTTGCATCTGCTGCATCTGCGCAGCCACTGGCCGGCCCTCCTATCACGAGCGGTGAACACCGCATACCACTCTGCATTCCCTATGCGGGCTATATGGCCATCGTCGCCATCTGGGTGGTGATACATACCGAGCCGCCATTGGCGACTTAG